CAGTCCACGAAGGAGgaggatttcttctttttctttttttttcttttgagacagagtctctctctgtcacccagcctggagtgcagtggcacgatctcggctcactgcaagctctgcctcttgggttcacgtcattctcctgcctcagcctccccagtagctgggactacaggcgcccaccaccatgcctggctaatttttttttttttttttttgataatgtttagtagagacagggtttctgttgGGAgccatagtctttttttttttttaataattttttttaaaaaataatgtttagtagagacggggttcctgTTGGGAGCCATAGTCTTCTTGATGGCTGGTGCTTATTTTTTCAGTGGAATTTTGAAATGCAAGTGAATTTCTGACTTTGGAAACGGTAATAGAAATGGCTGATGGACGATTTTCAGGATTGTATTCTGCCTTTTCTGGTGTATATGTGGTTTCTGTAGTGTAGTGGTTGTCAGGTTTGCCTCACATGTGAAATGTCCCTAGTTCGAGACTGGGCTCAAACTCggggccttttttcttttttggtccaTAAATTTAGTGAGTTTAATTGAGGTtgggaaacaaacagaaaagtagTTGAACCTGTGGCTATATTTAAGACCTCATCAATCTAGACTGTTGACCAGGCTACAATTTCCACTGGTCTGCCAGCAAGAGGCCTGCTTAATATTAATTAGCTTTGGTTCCAGAAATTCCTTAAGGTTCTCTTCATTCTCTTCTATCGCCTGAATGTTCATAGGCTGACAATGAAAGTGGGTGACGTCTTAGCGCATTTCCTAAGGGTCCCGCTTGGCTTGGCTTTACTCTGATAAGCTGCAGATCTGGCTGATTTgcgagaaaacaaaaacaaatatttttaaaaaggttctaAATCTGCATCTGGAACTCGGATAGTCAATATTCTGAAATCACACGaattatgtatatacatttgaATGCCCACCTCTTCCCCAAATAATCCTCAGAAAACCGGTTAAATGTTCAAACTACTCTCCAGAGTCTTAGGTAATCAACAATTTAATAAATACAATTCCTAATACGTGGTGTACAGAGCCTGTATTGCCCACCCTTCTCTATTGCTTTGTCCCCGCGCGCCCTCAATTTTGCCTAAATGGGTTCCAGGCCATAGCCACCGGCTCTCGCTTTGCCTTCTGGCCTCTCCGCAGTGCGCTTCAGCACCATTGCGCCAGGTGACGCTGCTGAGAACAGCTAAGTGGCCAGCACTAGTGCAGCCGGAGACCAAGGCCCAGAATCCTCAGGAATCTGCACTTTACCCAGGCAAAAAGCCCAAGGGTTCTCCCCACAGCTTCCCCACATCCatctacacatttttttaaaattagacttATTAACCTGTAAAGGTGGAGAGAATCAAAGAAATCACAAGATATCTCTGAAGGAAAAAGGAGAGCCCCAGGAGTACATCACTTAAGACTATTGAACGAGCAAGCCAAGGGtaggagaatggaatggaaactGACAGGATGACTTCAGGGGGTGGTACTGAGGTGGATGCCAATCACTACTTCCTATTAATAGGTTGAGCCAAGCACACTAATGGGGGCATCACCAAAATACTTAATAGGGCACTCTTACCCACCGTGTGTTTTACACCTTTATAGTTGCTAAAAGATGTATCACCCTACTGCTTCTAGAAGCTTCCAGGGCCAAGGAGCCAGAGCCTGACAGCATAAAAATCCTGTCAATTGAAGCCTTGGGCTCTCCACTGCTAAGCCTGGCCCAGAGGCTGGATTGCAAAGGCAGGTGCTAGTGTAATGGAATGGATGTTTGTGTCCCCTTCAAATTATATATTGAAGCCTTAACCCCCAATGTGAAGGTAttttggaggtagggcctttgggaggtaatcaggtttagatgaggtcatgaccATGGGATCTCCATGATGAGATCAGTGTCATGATAAGAAATAGATGAACAACCAAagtgcgctctctctctctctccaccacgTGAGCACAGAAGGAGAAGGTAGCAGTctgcaagccagggagagagCCCTCACCGGGGAACTGAATCGGCTGGCAgtttggtcttggacttctcagcctctcaaactatGAGAAAGAAATTCCTcgtgtttaagccatccagtctgtggtattttgttatggaagcctGAGTTAAGAGAGCTGGTTCACTGGGGAATCCACTGGCGTGAACCTGTGAAAAGTTTGTGACATGTCAAGTGGTTTGCTGCTCCTGGATTTGAGTATTGGCAAGAGCTATCAGAATGATGAGCATAGAGGGAAGCAGAGTACAGAAATAAGGTATTAATCATTGTACTGAAGAAATAAAGGGACATTACATGGTTTCAGGCTGAAGTTATGTGCAGATTGAAGGTGTGGAAAGGTCACTCAGCATACAGTGTGGCAAGTGAATGGTGCATACTCCACTGGCCGTAGGGAgtccaggttttttttgttgttgttgtttgtttatttttgtttgtctgtttgtttattttgagatggagtcttgctcttttgtccaggctggagtgcaatggtgtgatctcagctcactgcaacctctacctcctgagttcaagctattctcctgcctcagcctcccaagtagctgggactacaggcgggtgccaccacactcagctaatttttttgttgttgttgtagttttagtagagatgaggtttcaccgtgttagtcatgatggtctcaatctcctgatctcgtgatccgtccgccttgacctcccaaagtgctagtattacaggcatgagccagtgtgcctgacTGGGAGTCCAgttttttgtcagttttttgACAGAGAACTGACTGGTGTGTTGAGTTTTAGCATCTGTGACTCTGAGATGCATATGAGGCCTTTGTAAATGTAGAAGTTGAGAGTAGGAAGTACAGGTTTGTATTTTAGAAGGAGATTTGGGAATAAATGTAGCTCTGGTtgatataaataatatgttaagGTTTGTTGGCCAGAGCTGGTGTGTGTCTTGGGTGTTGGGCAAAGAACAGAGAACAGCCAAAGCTCGGCAAGGTCAATGTGAAGGGTGATTTCCTTGTTGGGCTAAAGTTTATGACTCAGCCTGGACCTACCTTGGCGTCTCAGCTAGAGAAGAAGGATGATTCCATGTCACAGCTCCTGTCTTTGAAAAAGTCATATTGACTCCCAGACCCAACACGTGGGGAAAATGCTGGATTTTTCTCTTCAGTTTAATGTCTCCAGGGAAAATTGAGGAAAGAAATCTGTCTACTATTTGAACTTCCTCAAAAGACtaatatgttaatatttgtaCCGTCAATATTTCCTTAAACTAGTCTACTCCTTACACAGCTAATACATCAAAGCATACTGACTTAGGAAATTGGATTCTCCCAAACAATGAAACATTGACTGCAAGCATTATTAATCTTTTTATGTCACTTTTCCTTCCAATGCTTTATATATCTTCAAGCAGACAAATAATAGTATAATGATGATGAGACCGATCATTACTCTGTTGCCAAAAAAACCAGCGACAAAAGACTAACTCAGTGGACCAAGCTTTGTTTCTTCATTATCTCTACTTTGATTCTGTCCTTTTATTTCGTCTTTCTTCTaattctgcttctgcttcttatTTCCTCCCTGGATTCGAACTTTACTTCCCTAAACTACCAGTTAGGTTACCTTCTCAGAACCTGTAAGGCAGCAGTTTGAGGTTGACAATTGAAGATTTAGgatgagaagaaagaaacatgaatGAATTTCTGATGTTTGATTGTAGGGGTTTGTAATGCAGGTAGAAAGACCTTGTTCAGAGTGAAGAGTTTGATCTGACAGATGAACTACTTTGATATTTATAACTTTGTCTAGTAAAAGTTTCCTACAAAAACATTTGGTTTGGATGTCTTTATTAGCTTTTAGTCGACTCTAGAAAAAGCCGCTTGGAACAGTTGCTAAGTCTTTGTGgttacttttttcatttatccTCCAGTTAGGAGCCAAAGAGGGGCACTGGTGGTTCAGTGGTAGAATTCTCGCCTCCCACGCGGGAGACCCGGGTTCAATTCCCGGCCAGTGCAAGAGTCTTTTGGACTCAAATGAACCGCCTAGCAACTGAGGAAACCACAAACGGTTTCTGGTGagtcattgcagttttgataTTGGTACTTGTTACTTTCATCTATACCCTACGAAGATCCCTGCGAACACAAAGAACCATTAGGTTCCATCGCGTGCTGGACCTGGGGCTTACCACTGAGCCACTATGGAGAAGCTCCTGGAAGGAGAGAAGCTGCGGGCGGGGCAGTCACCTCAGAGGTCCAAGAGGCATCAGTGGCCCAAAGAAAGGGGAGTTGTGCGGGGAAGAATCTGCGTGGAGATGAGGGGACCGGTGGCGACTGGTCCTTCCGCAAAAGTGGACAGTGGACCCTTAGGGCTGTACGCCAGATACCGTTAGCCGAATTTGCTAACATCGTTAGCCACTGTGGCTTCCGCGTGTTTTGTGGGCCCATGGGTGTTCCGTGAGGGATTccgtgtgtgggtgtgtgtgtgtggtaataTGTGTCAACAGGTGTTGGCCTgaaatttggccgggcacggtggctcacgcctgtaatcacaacacttcgTGAGGCCGAAGCGaatggatctcttgaggtcaagagttcaagaccagcctgcctaacatggagtaatcccgtctttactaaaaatacaaaaattagccgaacgtggtggcatgcacctgctatttcagctacttgggagattgaaacaggagaatcgcttgaacccaggaggcagaggttcagtgagccaaggtcacgctactacactccagcctgggcgacacagccagactccatcaaCATGCATGCATGCTGAGTAAACATGACTGTTACATGCAACCCCTGTTCACTTTAGGGTGGAGACAACATTTAAGTACATTATAATAAGGTCCTGTGCTTCAAAAGGTGAAACAGGGACACAAAGGCAATCAAGAGCACAGCCTCTGTGCACTGTCCAGAACCAGTCCACAGCCAGTGGTCTCTTACCaagagaaagttactgaaatcagtgTCTTGTCCAATCAAAGCTGTAGTGATGGCTTGTGTTGGGAGGGCTCAGTCAGTTTATGGTAATGGGTGAGCTGCAAGTGCTTCAGCATTGCTTATCTGAAGGCCTGTGCTTGTTtaggtagagaaaaagaaaggaagaaaaaaaacacctGTGGCAATTAGaacatagtttattctttaaaCTGAGGGGTGCATGACTTAACCTTGCCTGGCATGGCCTTAGGTCTTGTTTATAATGTGGTATCTTACTACTGTAAggagtctgttctgtcagtcttatgaCCTCTATTTTAACaataatgctggtcagttgtgtctaAACCAAAGGGAGAGAGTATAAGGACAGGGGTCTGAGCTTCCCAATACAGGCCAGGAACTCAGTATTCAAGACTTCCCTGGGGTCTCCCTGGCCAAGAAGGGATCTGTCCAGTTGGTTGGGTGGCTTCggattttaattttacttctcaAAGCATTTAATTTGATGAAATgttgccatttttttccttttttttttttttttttgagacggagtctcgctctgtcgcccaggctgaagtgcagtggccggatctcagctcactgcaagctccgcctcccgggttcacgccattctcctgcctcagcctccggagtagctgggactacaggcgcccgccacctcgcccggctagtttttttttgtatttttagtagagacggggtttcaccgtgttagccaggatggtctcgatctcctgacctcgtgatccacccgtctcagcctcccaaagtgctgggattacaggcttgagccaccgcgcccggccttttttcctttatttttaaagcctCTTATGTTCTATAAGAAATCTTTCTACTCAGGATAGTGAATGTATTCTCTTAATTTTCTCTATGAGTTCCagagttttagttttaatttttaaattgatgacATCTAAAATTCTACTCCTAATCAAAACATTCTTGGGGGTTATCAAGGACAACTCCAAAAATCTTCCTTAAATGGTCCTTAAAGAACTTACTGGGATCCTGGgctgcagggcacagtggctttaGTGCACCTCTGCTCTTAAGACGATTGATAAATTGTCTTTGTGAACGCATCAGGCTGTTTAAAAATCAGCAATTTAGGGCTTGCTTGCAACATGCAGTTATGCAGCAGCTGTTTTCTGGATCTCATGAATGCCTGCATGCATACTTCCCCGggaattttctaaatttgaattCTCAAGGTATTTCAAGTGGCTtagttgtctctttttttttttgagacggagtctcacgctgttgcccaggctggagtgcagtggcgcgatctcggctcactgcaagctccgcctcccgggttcccgccattctcctgcctcagcctcctgagtagctgggactacaggcgcccgccaccgcgcccggctaattttttgtatttttagtagagacggggtttcactgtggtctcgatctcctgaccttgtgatccgcccacctcggcctcccaaagtgctgggattacaggcttgagccaccgcgcccggcctcaagtggCTTAgttgtctctttcttttgcctactGCCACACACATACCACCAAATGCTGCACTCCAAGCTTCTCCTTCTGCACCCGGGACTCCCAACCTCCAGTTAGACAATCCACACCTTGCcacacctgcctcaggctccatcAGGCCACTGTACCTCCCGCAGCAACCAGGCCAGGGGGAATCTGGATTCCTATTATACTTCTGAGGAAGGTGGTCAGGGGGTGTGGAGGATGTGGGTGGGAGGGGCTGAGGTTGAGGGCAGGAGTACCTGTAGTCTTCTGCCTTCTACCTCATTGGCCCAGGTGCTGCTCTCCCTTGGGTTGTCTGCTTTCAGCCCTGAGTGGAAAATCAGGTCTGCGCCCTGATCTTCCTGACTCTCATTTTGTGAGGAACCTGAATGGATGAGCTATCGCTCTCGTCCCACACATTCTGTCCAAAAGGTGGCCTCCTCTTTACTTGCTTGGGGGCCTGCCCACTGAGCTCTGGCACTCAGGCTGGGATGCCGCCCGGTACAGAGGCTCTGCAGCCCTGCAGGGGTCTGACTGTTCCACACCAGCAGGATAAAGGCCACAGGGCATGCTGTGGTGGAAAAGCATTCAGAGATGTGGGCTGAAGGCCTCTCCATAGTCCCTTTGAAGACCTCATGGACATAGGCACTCCTTTGAGGAACAAGGTGGCCCAAGGCCTGGCTTCACATGCAGGCTCTTATGTCCCAGCGGGTCCTCTCTGGGCCTGGTATAACTGACTGCTTCACGCATCTTACCCGATTTCCTCTCCTCCACCACCCAATCTCCTCCTCAACCCCCTTGCTCAGCTGTCCTTAGGACAGCAACATCCCCAGCCCTTGGAAAAGCCCCATCTGCAGTGCTTAGGGAGGGAGTTGGGTTCAGGTCGTCTAAACACAGAACAACAgagaacctgaggcaggaggaaatcCCTTCCCTTGCTGGGTCTCTTGGCACAGCCCATCCAGCGGTCTGGGCAGGGTCCAGGTATCCTCCACTCTCCTTGAAGACCTGGGTTTTCAGGCCCCTGGGGTTGATCAACATGGGGTCTTTCCCACTGTGCATCTGGGAACTGTAGGAATATCCCATGGGACTCtctcttactcattttttttttttgagatggagtcttgctctgttgcccaggctggagtgcagtggccagatcttggctcactgcaagctccgcctcctgcgtttatgccattctcctgcctcagcctcccaagtagctaggactataggcacctgccaccttgcccggctcgttttttgtattttttagtagagacggggtttcaccatgttagccaggatggtctcaatctcctgacctcgtgatccgcccatctcggcctcccaaagtgctgggattacaggcttgagccaccgcgcctggctctcTTACTCATTAGGGACACCCAGAAAATACTCCAGCAGAAACTGGGTGCAGTGTATCAGACCACTATAATTATAAGTACAGGGTGTGGAGGTCAGATATATTTTGTGAccattttctctctgtctgtggCTGGCTTGCCTTCTCACTTTCTTCGTGGTATCTTTTAATGAGAAAGTATGGCTAATGTTGATGAAGTCCAGTTGATCATGTCTTTCTTTTATATCCGTCTTTTCTGTGTCTTACTTGTTGGTAGGCTAATCTTTGAAAAGCTTTATATGTTTACCTTTGAAGTTTTGGTGTATAATGCACCTCAAATTACTTTTATGTGTAGTGTGAGGGAGAATAACATTGTTGGCCTCCCCCACCTCCATATGAAAGTCTATTAattgaaatgatttattttcctctattgAACTGCTTTTATTGAAGACCCATTTATTGACCGTCTAGCTGTGGATCAGTTTCAGGTCTCTTAACTCAGTCTGTTTATCTATTTGTCACTCCTGATGCCTTGTCTATAATAGCTTATAGGAAGCCTTAAAGTCTGATAGTACAAGTCCTTGTTCTTTTTCCCACATtgcaatacattttgaaataggTAATAACTCATAAAACCATCACACACACCAGGATATGCTGTCACTTCATCCCTTTCTGATATAGTGTGGCTGTGCCCTCATCCAAATCTCCACTTGAATtgcatctcccagaattcccatgtgttgtgggagggacctaggaggaggtaattgaatcataggggtgggtcTCTCCGGTGCtattctcctggtagtgaataagtctcactatttgatgggtttatcaggggtttctgtttttgctgcttcctcattttctcttgctgctgccatgtaagaagtgccttttgcctcccaccatgattctgaggcctccccagccatgtggaaatgtaagtccaattaaagctctttttcttcccagactCTGGTATGATTtgtcagcagcgtgaaaacagactaatacactctcATTTCGGAGTCAGACACATGCTCTCACTCACATATGCTGGTTGCTGACTTGTGATGGAAGATTCTCTATTGTACCCTCTGGGGACAATACATCTCCAGTTGTCTGCTGGGAGaatgaacacacaaaaaatccACAACACTCAGAGCAGAGTGTGGATTTAATCCCATTAGTCTGAATGGGACTAATGCCCTTATATAAAAGGGACCCCGGGGAGCTCTCTCGCCCTCTTTCTGCCCcctgaggatacaatgagaaggtGGCAGTCTACAACCAGAAAAAAAGTCCCTCACCATAACCCTACCATGTTATCACCTTGATGTCGgaccaacctccagaactgtgagaaataaatttctgttgtgaaTTAGTCACCCAGTTTACGGTACATTGTTATAGAAGGCCGAACTAACACAGAGATGGAATCCCATGGAGGGTCTCTAATTTGCTAAGCTAGTCATCAGGCAGGATGTTGCCAGTTAGAAACAGGAAGAGCTGACTTTTTGTGCATATGAAAGAAGATAGTGGACAGGCCCATTGTGTCGACTTTGTCCGCCTTGGCAAACTGGAGACAGAAACTCGATTCACCTTCGCCAGCCACGGGAGGACCCGGAGGACCTCCCGAGGAGGTTAGGTCGACTTTCTGGTAACTTTAGATCCTGAAACCACACAGGATTTTTCTTGTCCTCCCTGTGATCTCTCTTCCGCCTACCcaacaggacaggacaggacaccGCCTCTCTTTCCCGTCAGAAAAGGGAAAGAACCGAAGTGAACAGTCGGTTTCCCCTACGTGTCCTTCCGCGCCTGGGCGTCTCGGGAGCTCAGGATGACCCAAGACCTAACTCCTGGCGAGTGGGACCAACAGGAGCC
This DNA window, taken from Macaca mulatta isolate MMU2019108-1 chromosome 1, T2T-MMU8v2.0, whole genome shotgun sequence, encodes the following:
- the LOC100425575 gene encoding LOW QUALITY PROTEIN: FAM231A/C-like protein (The sequence of the model RefSeq protein was modified relative to this genomic sequence to represent the inferred CDS: inserted 2 bases in 2 codons; substituted 1 base at 1 genomic stop codon), whose protein sequence is MRSSKGLWXRPSAHISECFSTTACPVAFILLVWNSQTPAGLQSLCTGRHPSLSARAQWAGPQASKEEATFWTECVGRERXLIHSGSSQNESQEDQGADLIFHSGLKADNPRESSTWANEVEGRRLQXTPALNLSPSHPHPPHPLTTFLRSIIGIQIPPGLVAAGGTVA